One window of Cataglyphis hispanica isolate Lineage 1 chromosome 12, ULB_Chis1_1.0, whole genome shotgun sequence genomic DNA carries:
- the LOC126853537 gene encoding cytosolic endo-beta-N-acetylglucosaminidase — MSADNGIRRVGKIIATTYYYETCNKCNNSILGTTEMASSIEVRELLPFKTLTELNNALDNGLTELPITCIAESVDYVYRGSEISAQKISLEKVDRDEQPRTLICHDMKGGYLEDRFLWGSTSHDSYIFYHWSIVDVFVYFSHHFVTVPPCGWINAAHHHGVKVLGTVITEGNNDTWNTILTSQEDAKKFADALVLVAKCYQFEGWLLNIENKIKQEDIDNLIYFVKYLTENIHKEIENSEIIWYDSVTNKGELNWQNELNDTNKDFFLHCDGIFLNYNWTESRLSKSHIFAKELGRDIKDIYVGLDVWGRGCPGGGGFNSAYALDLIRKQGLSVAIFAPGWTHEYFGPSTFKILEDLFWAQLFPYLYVHVPIYEDETFKTSFCRGAGICYYYNGEEHFELYKINGESAHGKKAFYNLRMQQPQLSVPAPHLQFTRSTQRTLIEDVENNDGDNNGKGDKDNDTKKTRTRIEHIYENRKNIIRVCDNVINIEEKLPTPNFNTFEFCDKFSYNGGGCLKLITTDDRLYHRLFMIHIDLKHNIQATIVYREFGTLMNESYKDPVLILGNNGDLKSILPYNSVKVNAKWRKCIYLTNMRTVDEIGVSLKQCDCYLGEIILEKRDHRFDNCDSAYVASRISDYSVQSALNST, encoded by the exons ATGTCAGCAGATAATGGTATCAGAAGAGTAG GAAAGATTATTGCAACAACATATTACTATGAAACTTGCAACAAATgcaataatagtatattagGAACCACAGAGATGGCAAGCAGCATCGAAGTAAGAGAATTACTGCCTTTTAAAACATTGACAGAATTAAACAATGCCTTGGACAATGGATTAACAGAATTACCAATAACATGTATCGCAGAGTCTGTTGATTATGTATATCGAGGTTCAGAAATCAGTGCGCAAAAAATTTCGCTGGAAAAAGTGGACAGGGATGAACAGCCTAGGACTCTTATCTGCCACGACATGAAAGGTGGTTACTTGGAAGACAG attctTATGGGGCTCTACTTCTCatgattcttatatattttaccacTGGAGTATTGTCGatgtatttgtttattttagcCATCATTTTGTAACTGTTCCACCCTGTGGATGGATCAATGCAGCGCATCATCATGGTGTAAAAGTATTGGGTACTGTTATTACAGAAGGAAATAATGATACTTGGAATACGATTCTCACATCACAGgaagatgcaaaaaaatttgcagacgCTTTAGTATTGGTTGCAAAATGTTACCAATTTGAAGGCTGGCTTTTgaacattgaaaataaaattaagcagGAAGATattgacaatttaatttattttgttaaatatttaacagaaaatattCACAAGGAGATTGAAAATTCAGAGATTATCTGGTACGATAGTGTCACCAATAAGGGGGAGCTGAATTGGCAAAATGAACTGAATGATActaataa ggattttttcttacattgcgacggtatatttttaaattataattggacGGAATCACGACTTAGCAAAAGTCATATATTCGCAAAGGAATTAGGTCGCGATATTAAGGATATTTATGTAGGATTGGATGTTTGGGGGAGAGGATGTCCAGGTGGAGGCGGATTTAATTCGGCATAT gCGTTAGATTTGATACGGAAACAGGGTCTTTCGGTAGCTATTTTTGCACCTGGTTGGACGCATGAATACTTTGGTCCAAGTACTTTCAAAATTCTAGAGGATTTATTTTGGGCTCAACTATTTCCATatctatatgtacatgtacCCATTTATGAAGATGAAACATTTAAGACTTCTTTTTGTCGTGGTGCCGGTATTTGCTACTATTATAATGGCGag GAGCATTTCGAACTGTACAAGATAAACGGCGAAAGCGCGCACGGAAAAAAAGCGTTTTATAATTTGCGAATGCAGCAACCGCAACTGTCAGTTCCCGCGCCGCATTTACAATTTACGCGATCTACACAAAGAACTCTTATCGAAGATGTCGAAAATAATGATGGAGATAATAATGGTAAAGGTGATAAAGATAATGATACTAAAAAGACACGCACACGTATAgaacatatttatgaaaataggAAGAATATTATACGAGTGTGTGACAATGTTAtcaatattgaagaaaaattaccTACCCCCAATTTCAATACTTTCGAGTTTTGCGATAAATTCTCCTACAATGGCGGCGGGtgcttgaaattaattactacAGATGATAGATTATATCATAG GTTGTTCATGATTCACATTGATTTGAAACATAACATCCAGGCAACGATTGTTTACAGAGAATTTGGAACTTTGATGAATGAGTCTTACAAGGATCCTGTCTTAATCTTGGGTAATAATGGTGATCTAAAATCGATTCTACCTTACAATTCCGTCAAAGTGAACGCCAAATGGAGGAAATG caTCTATTTGACGAACATGAGGACCGTGGACGAAATTGGTGTGTCCTTGAAACAATGCGATTGCTACTTAGGTGAAATTATTTTGGAAAAGAGGGATCATCGTTTTG